The window GATCACCGTCTCGATGCGCTCGAAGGAGGCCGAGAAGGACTACCGGTACTTCCGGGAAGCTGACCTGCCGCCCCTGCGCGTCTCTCACTGGAAGGACGAGATCCCGATTCCGGAACTTCCCAAGGCCCGCCGGAGGCGCTTCAGCGAGGAGTACGGCCTGAGCGAGGAAGCCGCCTCGAAGCTCACCTCCACGAAGCAGGTGGCGGACTTCTACGAGGACGTCGCCAGCGCGTTCGATCCCGACCTCGCGGCGACCTGGGTGGCCGACGAACTGCTCGGCGAACTCAACTACCGCGACATGGACGTCACCGACGTTGAGGGCCGCCTCGAGGAGGTTGCCCGCCTGGTCGAACTCGTCGCGACCGACGAGATCACGGCGAAGAACGCCAAAGAGGTCGTCCTGCGCGAGATGCTCGACGACGGCGACGATCCGGATACGATCGTCGAGCGCGAGGGTCTCGGCAAGACCGGCGAAGACGAGGTACAGCAGGCGGTCGTCGAAGCGATCGAAGAGAACCCCGCCGCCGTCGCCGACTACGAAGCGGGCGAAGGCGGGGCGATCAACTTTCTCGTCGGCCAGGTCATGCAAAAGACCGGCGGAAGCGCGGATCCGGGTGACGTCAACGGGATGCTCAGGGCCGAACTCGAGCGCTGACTCGAGTGTGGAGCGTACTGACTTCCGTTGGCGGTGCCCTGCTCGAGTCGACGTGGTTCGATTCTGACGCGGGGGCGTGTCGTGACCAGCGTGCCAACCGACTACTGGATCCGTCGTGGTGTTTCGGATCGCAATACTTGTGACGGATCGAAACGTACACGATCATCTATACATAATGGCCGGTATGGCCTGCTCAGATTCCCCTGTCCTCTATCGGTGTACACACTGTGAGTACGTCCACCGAACCGTCCTGAAACCGGATTCCTGTGCTATCTGCGGTGCGGAATTGTAGCAGTCATCCATCGTCTCGGTGGTGGGTAACTTGCGAACGGATCGGTCGAGTGCCCGCTGTCGCTCGAGCGTCCGGTGTACGAGAAGCGAAATGCCGTCCGTCAGCCTTACGTCACCCTTGTGCGTACCCGGGGTGTGGATCGAATCCTCGTGAGCACGGTCGTCTATCGGTCGCCCGAGACCATCTTTCCGTACCTGCAGGATTTCTCGCGGTACCCACGGTACGCCGACCACCTCGAGTCCGTTCGGGTCGACGGTGACGGTGACGTCGGCACCCGGTACGATCTTCGACTGGCGTGGTGGAAACTCAGTTACACGGCTCGGTCGGAAGTCACGGGTGTGTCTGCACCGACCTCGCTCGAGTGGCGGCTGATCAAAGATATCGACGCCGTAGGGGAGTGGCGAATCGAGTCGGTTCCCGACGAGGCTCCAGAGACCGTCGATACGGCGAGTCGAATCTACTTCGAAGCCGTCTACGACCCTCATTCGGCGGACGAGGATGTCGTCTCGTTACCGCGGTTCGTCTCGATGGGGTGGGTGATCGACAGATTGCAGCCCAGACTCATGGACGAGGCTCGACGGGTGCTCGAGCGGCTCGTCGCCGACATCGAGGGCACGCGACGATCCGTGGAGTTGACCGTGCACGAGACGCCGTGACTGGCTCGAGTGTCGGTGACTGGCTCATGCTCGAGCCAGTCACCCGTCACCCAGTTGGATTCGTTCGCCTCGAGTGAAAAACCCTCGAGTATCGAGTAGCGCTTACTCGGCGGGTTCGCCGCCGTAGCGCATGAAGAAGTAGACGAGCGAGAGCGTCGAGACCATGCCAGCGACGGTGGCGATCAGCAGCGTCCATGCGGCGTCGGGGACGAGGTCGGCCGGCCCATCCGCGACGGCACCGGCGTCTTCGGTGACCTCGATGGAGGCGACCATACCGACGCCGACGTGGGGGGTACAGACGTAGTCGTAGGATCCCTCGACGTCGAACGTGTGTTCGTAGTCGCCGTCGGCTTTCAGATCCGTGTGTCCCTCCCAGTCGGCATCGTCCGGCTGCTCGGTCGGTTCGACGTTGTGGTCAGCTTCGCCGACCCACTCCCAGACGACGGTGGTTCCGGGTTCGATCGTCAGACTGTCGGGATCGTAGTAGTTGTCACCGACTTCGACGAATTCGGTGCCGCCACCGCCGCCGTTGCCGTTCTCATCGCCATTTTCGTCGTCCTCATCCCCTTCGTCCCCTTCGTCTTCCTGTGCGAGGCCGCTCGCGCTCGCGCCCGCCGCTACTGCCGTTCCCGCCGCACCGGCGAGAAAGAGCCGCCGTGAGAGGTGTTCGTCCTCCTCGAGTGGATTCATGCCCGAAGGTTAGCAACGGTCGATACTGAAATCTTCGGTTCTGTCGTTCCATCGGTCGGTTCCGTGATGAGTTTCGATTGCGACCGAGGGGAAGGGGTAGAATTTGGACTATGGTTTTTGAAGTTGTAAACTACATATGGTGTAGTTTTAGGTCGGCTGAAAGTTCGGTGCAACAACCGTCGGCGCTCGAGCCTCGATCACCGAACGGCGCTCAGTACGTATAGTCGTGGTCGCCGGTTTCGGACTCGAGGAACGCCGTGAGCAGGTCGATCGTCGCCGAGACGTCGTCGACGTGGGCGGTTTCCGTGACCGTGTGGAGGTACCGGGTCGGGATAGAAATTGCACCCACCGGCTTCGCGCCGCTGGTGTTCTGGAAGCCGGCCGTGTCTGTACCGCCAGCGGGCAACACCTCGAGCTGGTAGTCGATCTCCTCGTCCTCGGCGAGGGCCCTCAGTCGGCGGTGTACCTTCGGGCTGGTGATGACGCTCGAGTCCTTGAGCTTGATCGCCGTACCTTCGCCGAGACGAGTCACGTGATCTGCGGCCTCGAAGCCAGGGACGTCGTTGGCGACGGTCACGTCCAGTGCGATAGCGAGGTCGGGATCGACGTCGACGCCGAGCGCTTTCGCCCCGCGGAGACCGACTTCCTCCTGGACGGTCGCACAGAAGTGGATCGTCACCGCCGGGTTCTCGATCCGGCGTGCGGCCTCGAGCATGGCGAACACGCAGATTCGATCGTCGAGTGCCTTCCCGGTGACGGTCTCGCCGACGAGTTCGGTGTCCTGATCCATCGTGACGAGGTCGCCAATGGCAACCTGTTCTTCGAGTTCGTCTTTCGGGAGGCCGGTGTCGATGTAGACGTCGTCGACCTCGGGCGTCTTCGATCGCTCCTCTTCACTAAGTGTGTGTGGTGGCGGCGAACCAATGAGGCCAGGGATGTCACCGTCTTCGGTGTGGATCGTGACTCGCTGGGCTTTGAGGACGCGGGCGTCCCACCCGCCGAGCGCGTCGACCTGGAGGAAGCCAAAGCCGTCGTCGTCGCCGGCGACGTGTTTGACCATGAAACCGATCTCGTCCATATGGGCCGCAACCGCGACGGAGTAGTCCGAGTTACCCTCGATCGTCCCGACGACGTTTCCCATCGCGTCGGTTCTTACGCGGTCGACGCTCTCCTCGAACTCGGTCTCGACGAGTTTGCGGATTCGATCCTCGTACCCCGGCACCCCACTCGTTTCGGTCAGTTCAGTTAGCAACTCGAGATCGAACGCAACCTCTGTCATGTGGGTGGGTCTGGACCGAACCGGTATAAGAGCGCGGATTCCAGTGGCGTGTGCCGGTACTTCAGGTGGTGTACGGTGGCCTACGGGTGATCGATGCACTCAGGAGCCTCGAGGACGGACGTTGTCCCGATGGAAGAACGCCACCAGGTCGCCGCACTCGTCGTGTTGTTCGTAGTGACGCTATGGCTGGTGTACACCCTCGGGAACGCCGTTCTCTGGTTAGTGTGGGGGATCGCGATGGTGGGCCTCTCGGGGGGTGCCCTCGTACGGATGAATCGATCCGCGGGCTGAGGAGTGGTTGTGATCGAGACGTTCTTCCGGTAGCGGAGCGTGATCGTACTCCACTGCCGTCCATATTCGTCGAACACAGCTCCCTCCGTCGAACACAGCTCCCTCCGTCGAACACAGCTTCCGACCGCGTTCGCCGGGATTATACTTCCTGGGTACCGAATGGGTACCAATGACGCCGACCACCGAGGGCACCTTTCGCGTCTTCCCCGGGCGCACCGACGACGAGTGGCTCCTCCTCGAGGTCGACACCGGCGACCCGACCTACGTGCCAGCGATCGACGCCGAACTCGCGGTCGGCAACCGGATCGACGCCAAAATCGAGTGGGAGGACGAGCAGCCGAGACTCGGCGAATGGGACGTCGTCGATCGAACGCGCTTTCACTTCCGTCGCACTGATGCCCCCGTCTTCCAGGCTGCCCAGGGCTGTTTCGAGGCGGCACACCGGGCCGGTGAGGCGATGAACGCGCGGGTGACTCGCGACACCGACGGGCGACCGAACGGCGTCGTCTACACCTTCGCGGATCAACCCGGTCAGCGTGACCTATTCGGCGAATTTCGTGATGGAGAGAAACCGCTCGAGCCGCTGATCGAACGCGCAGCCGAGTCGGAGGATCCCCCATTTTCGGTCTGGGTGCTCGACCTCTCCGAGCCGTTCGTCCTCGTCACGATCGTTCTCGATCCCGACGGACTGTTTGCGGAGACGATGGCGGAGACCTACGAATAGGACACCGCTCGCGTGCCGGACGCTACTCCTCGTAGGTGAAAAACCGGACGTCACAGGCGGGACAGACGAGTTTTTCCGATGGCGTCTGGCCAATCGGAGTCGTCTCCCCACAGCAACTCGAGCGGGTGATCGTCACCTCGCCGCCACAGCGCGGACACTCCTCGAGCAGCGAGCGAAGCGGTCGGCCGGCGGCCCGTCTGATCGCCTCGTCGTCGACCATCGGCTCGAGCGTTCGGGCGGCGGCGAGTTCCGCACTCGCAACGCCGCGTCGAAGTGTTACTGGCGTGCCGGATTCGGGCCCGAGAACGATGACTGGTCGCCCCCAGCTACGTCGGGCGCGGGCGTCCACCGACGGATGTGACTGTTCGTCCGCGATGGCCGCGAGTTCCTCGAGATCCTGGTTCCGGAGCGTCTCCATCTCGCGGCTCCAGGCAGACTCGACGTCGGGATCGAGCTGGATCTCCTCGCCCTCGGGAATGACGACGCCGGCCTCGAAGAGGGCGGCGAGTATCGCTTCCCCGTCTGGGGGCGTCGATTCGCTGTCACCGGCATCGGGAACACACAGACGAGATCGACCGCCGGGTCGACCAGGCCGCAAAAATCGTCCAGCTCGAGGGGATGCTCGATCGCGAACCGAACGAACTCTCCGGCGGGCAACAACAGCGTGTGGCCATCGCTCGAGCAATTGTTCGCGAACCGGATGTTTTCCTGATGGACGAGCCGGTGGCGAACCTGGACGCGAAGCTCCGGGTACACATGCGGACGGAGCTCCAGCGACTCCACAAACAGCTGGATACGACGATCATCT of the Natronosalvus vescus genome contains:
- a CDS encoding M42 family metallopeptidase, encoding MTEVAFDLELLTELTETSGVPGYEDRIRKLVETEFEESVDRVRTDAMGNVVGTIEGNSDYSVAVAAHMDEIGFMVKHVAGDDDGFGFLQVDALGGWDARVLKAQRVTIHTEDGDIPGLIGSPPPHTLSEEERSKTPEVDDVYIDTGLPKDELEEQVAIGDLVTMDQDTELVGETVTGKALDDRICVFAMLEAARRIENPAVTIHFCATVQEEVGLRGAKALGVDVDPDLAIALDVTVANDVPGFEAADHVTRLGEGTAIKLKDSSVITSPKVHRRLRALAEDEEIDYQLEVLPAGGTDTAGFQNTSGAKPVGAISIPTRYLHTVTETAHVDDVSATIDLLTAFLESETGDHDYTY
- a CDS encoding DUF6663 family protein, translating into MTPTTEGTFRVFPGRTDDEWLLLEVDTGDPTYVPAIDAELAVGNRIDAKIEWEDEQPRLGEWDVVDRTRFHFRRTDAPVFQAAQGCFEAAHRAGEAMNARVTRDTDGRPNGVVYTFADQPGQRDLFGEFRDGEKPLEPLIERAAESEDPPFSVWVLDLSEPFVLVTIVLDPDGLFAETMAETYE
- a CDS encoding SRPBCC family protein, encoding MDRILVSTVVYRSPETIFPYLQDFSRYPRYADHLESVRVDGDGDVGTRYDLRLAWWKLSYTARSEVTGVSAPTSLEWRLIKDIDAVGEWRIESVPDEAPETVDTASRIYFEAVYDPHSADEDVVSLPRFVSMGWVIDRLQPRLMDEARRVLERLVADIEGTRRSVELTVHETP
- a CDS encoding plastocyanin/azurin family copper-binding protein codes for the protein MNPLEEDEHLSRRLFLAGAAGTAVAAGASASGLAQEDEGDEGDEDDENGDENGNGGGGGTEFVEVGDNYYDPDSLTIEPGTTVVWEWVGEADHNVEPTEQPDDADWEGHTDLKADGDYEHTFDVEGSYDYVCTPHVGVGMVASIEVTEDAGAVADGPADLVPDAAWTLLIATVAGMVSTLSLVYFFMRYGGEPAE